A genomic window from Acidobacteriota bacterium includes:
- a CDS encoding metallophosphoesterase family protein, with translation MKIAVLADIHGNLPALEAVLAHAREAGADRFLDLGDVLYGPLWPQETFEVMRRLEAPTVRGNEDRELVEAADRGRFRSETVRFSVEAIGPEGIRWLRSLPSARSDAEGLFLCHGTPSNDKTYLLEDVSRGFARVRPEREISAALEGVTAPVVLCGHSHIPNLVAIPGGRIVVNPGSVGLPAYDDDAPVPHVMETFAPHASYALLERADDACRVALHSVPYDHPAAARRARENGRPDWAAWLETGRA, from the coding sequence GTGAAAATCGCCGTGCTGGCCGACATCCACGGGAACCTGCCCGCCCTGGAGGCGGTGCTGGCGCATGCGCGGGAGGCGGGGGCGGACCGTTTCCTCGACCTGGGGGACGTGCTTTACGGCCCGCTGTGGCCGCAGGAGACCTTCGAGGTCATGCGCCGTCTGGAAGCGCCGACCGTCCGGGGGAACGAGGACCGGGAACTCGTCGAGGCGGCCGACCGGGGCCGGTTCCGCTCCGAAACCGTGCGTTTCTCGGTGGAAGCGATCGGACCGGAAGGTATCCGGTGGTTGCGGTCACTTCCTTCTGCACGGTCGGACGCCGAGGGGCTGTTTCTCTGTCACGGCACGCCCTCGAACGACAAGACCTACCTGCTGGAGGACGTCTCGCGCGGTTTCGCCCGGGTCCGGCCCGAAAGGGAAATCTCCGCCGCGCTGGAAGGGGTGACGGCGCCGGTGGTGCTCTGCGGCCACAGCCACATACCAAACCTCGTGGCGATCCCCGGCGGCCGGATCGTCGTCAACCCCGGGAGCGTCGGCCTCCCGGCGTACGACGACGACGCGCCGGTCCCCCACGTCATGGAGACCTTCGCCCCCCACGCTTCCTACGCGCTGCTGGAGCGGGCGGACGACGCGTGCCGGGTGGCCCTCCACAGCGTCCCCTACGACCATCCCGCCGCCGCCCGGCGCGCGCGGGAGAATGGTCGCCCCGACTGGGCCGCCTGGCTGGAGACGGGCCGGGCGTGA